CCAAATTCCACCAGGATCCTCTGTCTCCACCACCCCACGTGTGAAGTCTGCTCACCTTTCCTGCCTTCAGCAATGATCCCCTCAGGTTAGGTCAAGTATAATGTTCACTTAATGTAAACTTTGCAATTATGTCACATTTAGTTTGGATTATTTTTCTAGGTGTAAACAATGTACTTAGATAACAATATATCCATATGATGTTGTACAGAATGATGGGTTGTAGCATATAGAAATGATCCACTTCTTATAAAGTGGAAGTTTGGACATCTATTGTTGCATACTGATTCTGACTCCAGAATAGCTCTCTATCACTTCCATATTTAAGCCAGCAACAAGGGATCATATAAAGACACATTTCTCTCTGCCGATTAAACAGGTTAATCATGACCCAGTTAGATATGTGAGACTAGACTTTGCAGTCATATTCACTGTAACTGGTGAACATCTTTCATTAGACAGAGCTATACCCCTGGACACTGGAGCAGGCTCATATTAACATATCTCTACAAATCCACTAAGTGGACAACATTGTCTCCTAGTAAATGAACATGCCACTGAAATGACACCAGTCAGTGCCTGAATGATGATGACCACATGCTTTCACAGAAGTATGTATATCTGGAATGGTATGTACATTTGGAATTTTAAAGTTGGGGTAGAAATTTAAAATGAGAGGCagtgaaaaaagaaatctaaaaacttGACAACATTGGCATCTGCCAATTCTGTTCTCTTACTATTATGTTCTTCTAATTTTTGCCTAATACTAAATTATGAAGTAAGattatactaatatatatatatatatgtctctatATTACAGAAATATTTAATTGCAATGTGTTACATGGTCTGTAAATGTCTGTATTAAAGATGGCATGTTTTCAGATTATTAAAGGTTATCATTTTAGTTGAAGTGTAAAACAAATTCATACATCTATAATAATAAACtgttcaaacttaaaaaaaaaaaagagagatagagatgactcaacagttaagcaGGTATTGGTCTTGCAGGGGACTTAAATTCAGTTGCCAGGAcccatcaggtgactcacaactgcctgtaactctagcttcagaggactcaacaccctcttctggcctctgtggatattTCACTCATATGCCCATgccctcacaaagacatacacacacacacacacacacacacacacacacacacacacacacacacacacaaaatcaaataaatagtaaaataaaaaattgttttcttaatttgggGTTGAATATCTTATTAATTGTATGTTAAGCTTTTTATACAATAAGCACAAAATAATTGTTCTTGTTTGTGGCATACAACATGatacatgtatatagtgtatGATGATCATTTGAGGGTAATTAACGTGTCTGTTACcataaacatttatcatttctttatggtaAAAAATATTCAGAGTCCTCTGTTCAGGTTTCTTTGAAATGaataatgtgtttttattaacACCAGTCACCTTACTGTGACTTTCCAGCAAGAACTGCTTGATTGTTCTTTCGTATGCCTATAGGTACCAATCTATTTAAATACAAGATTCAAAGAGCTCTGTTTGTTGGCTTTAAGAATTCCTGTATAATTGTGAGAACACAACTCAAGCAGACTTCTCACTTCTCAGCCAGTTCACACCGAGAAGTGTGCATCCAATCAGTTACAGCTTAGTTAAGTAGAATAACAtagatttaatttatatttttaaccagTCAGAGCTGTCCTCCTTcacctggctagccagtgtgATGGATGAGGACCAAGCCCAGGCTTGCACCCTAACcattcaggcttacacccccaagctcTGAgttctcagggtgaggggttctTAAAGGGAAATactgcaagcagggtggtacaagccttggcatcatatgattgggtgagggtatgtaacctttgaatttactggttggggtttacagttatcattttgggcaggcctggacaagtcccaggctctgttttTGAGCTGCCATGAAGGCTGTTTGACCTAgcatgttcacattgacccatgcacgtaacTCTAatttggtgaggggtcccagacagtaaacaactgacagaaccttgaacagtcagagtacatgcagaaagggagttACTGCAAGGACTATGCCTTTTGTTCACATCCCTtgcagaaactgcttgctcaagtctcaggaaactgaaattgaggcctgatctctgagaaaagactgagcagcctgttatggagTCTGCTTGGTTCTTTCACTTAATTCTTCTTTAGGTGTCAATCCTAAGAGGTCTTCCCAGGTTCCTGGATGCCTGTCCCAGTCTGTGTATTCTCCAGGAATCTCAGGAGTGCTTTCTCTGAGTGGGAAGGGCAACAGCAGAGTATGTATCTCTCCCTTGTTCAAGATGGCTGATCTGGGCCTCTGGGCTGTGCTTTTTGGCAGATACAGTCCATCTTTGTGATGGTGACTTCGCTACTCACCCTTAGTCATACAGTCCTTATGGAACCCACACCAGATACTCACATGGAGTGCACCCTCAGCTCCCCAGAGGTTCTGAGTCCCATTCTTTCTCTTGCAAGACTCTGAATGCCTCTCGTCATTTTTGAACCCCATAGACTCTCTCAAGGCTTGATGTAGTCATGCAACAATGTCAATTCTGTGACAGGGCAGCATCACTTGATAGCCTCTAAAGCCCCAGCACAGCAGTGGCCAAAACAGAAAAGGACCTAAGCTCTGTTAGGAAGGATGGCCACGCTCCTGTAGAAAGCTTCTACGCTGAGCGTCATGGTGGTCGCACTTTACTCACCTGGAGCCTAGAGGgttttgctgtttgctttttcaGAAAATACAACAATGTGGGTTTAAATTTATACTATACACATTCGATCGATCATAAATTCAAGTAGGATTTGCCAGTTTGATAAAGTTCCACATGTGATGAAAGAAATGTATGCAAAGAGCTGGGGGAGTAGCTCAGTTGGAAAATGCTTCCATCTCCAGcaacatataaacaaacccaCTGTGGTGGCAATCCcggcacctgggaggtggaggtaggaggatcaggagttcaaggccagccactgCTACTAACTTAGTTCAATAATTTGCTTGtaagccagcctgagttatatgACACTCagtttcatataaataaataaatgttaagtaaTGTAAAAATCTGCacttttctctaaataaaattaaatggggATTGTAGTTTACCAAATTATCTTATATTTTTTACAAGGTCCATTTCCCTAACACATAATCCATGataaagaatttttgtttgtttccaattATCTGTTTCCAGTTGTAGAATCTTGGGTTTCTATAGAGCAGTAGATAACTCAGAATTTATAAGGTATGGATCCCAAGTTCCCAGGGTGCCCAGCActaaaaaacatcaaaaacaaaagagtcagtcaggtagtgatggcacataccttcagtcccagcacttgggaggcagaggcagatatctctgtaagtttgcggccagcttggtctacagagcgagatccaggacagccaaagctgttacacagaaaaactttgtctcaaaaaaaaagcaaacggTCAAACATCACGAAACACAGATCCATATACATTCAACCAGGGAAGTGTCATCGATATGAATACAGCCTGGAGATGCTGTcactgttattgttattttattgttattattgttattattttactatacagacacacaaaaaaaagaaatttaaaatcaaaatataacagCCTGTTGCAAATGCACACAAACAAGCACATACAACACAACCTTGTCTCAAATTGagtccaagaaggaaaaaaaactccACAGGCTTCATTTATTTCAATTGCTGTTTTGACAATTGAGCTGGTCTGAATGAAAGACAGTTTAATCCTCCTGTCTGCTGAAGTCTGTGCAAGGAATACCAGAATCACATGACACCAGAATCACATGATTTCTTGATTCATACATTTGAAATCACAATCCCCTTTCAaagacatttatttccttttttttctcttgcgtGATTCTCTGTCATTTCCATAATTCACGACTTTATGATATGTGAAAAAAATTCACAATCTCTTGGGAATTGTTTTAATTTCTCAGCACAGTGAACACTGTTGGCAACTGAACTGTCACTCCAGCAGCTCTGGGGTATTGTTAATAGGATAGtgtctgcagcccaggctggcagtGGGCCATCCTCACGACAGGTCAGTCCAGGCAGAGATATAAGGGAGGTGGAGGGCCAGGCTAGGCACAACTTCCCTCCAGGTAGAGACATCCAGATGTGTCACTGAGGGCACAGATCCAGGCTGCCAGCCATCAGTTTTGACTCTTGTAGGTAGGTACGCCAACCTCTTCATGTCTgaatatttctttgtgtagtttaactctagaaaatggaaaaaccAGCCCCAccaaactgtacattttacaAAGAAACTCTTCCCAGTTACACATCTTGGTACTTGATGAATTAAAATGTGTGCAAGTGGGTGCTGACATTAGTTAGATTAATTCTTTCAAAACAAACccataatattattaatataaacaagTCCTCTGCTGCTGCCTTATTTTTCACATAGagattaattttcatttcagtaTCCTAAAATTTAGACTTTTCAAATTACATATTAACAATGAATTTTGGGAAATATGAAAAGGATATTATGCATTCTGACTTTTCTGTGGTTTCTCAAGAGGCttttctaagaagaaaatgaaggcatcTGTCTCAGCCTGCAATTTCAAATGCAAAAGATGTGAGTGTAGTTTTGAGTAAAgatgccaccatgttcccactATTCTAGAAAGAACTACGGAAATGTAGCAAGGGGATGTCTGACTCAATGGACACAAggcaaagagaggaaaaggaagcccTTGTTTTCCAGGGTAAAACAGCTCCCCATTGCCTGCACTGGTCAGGCCAGAGGTCTTCCATTCCACAGTAACACATTTAGCATGTTTCCCAAATGAGCTGATTCTCTAGGACCAGTTTTAACCATGATGTGTTTCCATGGTCAGTTTTTTAGGATTTTATTCCTATAGTGGAGGTTTATGAGCTTTTTAATTAGTAGTAACTTGTTTAATTTGTATAAAGAGATATAGGCGATACTTTTAATAAAGACAAGTTGACCACACAACTAGATTCATAATGACTGATgacatttaatcatttatttctcctttaaaatgtatacatatatcacaTATTGCCACTAAGAAGTTGAGCAGATcacttctaattttaaaattacttatataTAAGTAGaaatttcataatatatattttctaggGCTGGGAATATAACTCATTGATAGAGAGCTTGCCAAGCCTGTATGAGACCCTATGTTCAGTCTCCAGTGTTgtataaatagaataaaacagaaaatgtgttcttaaaaaaaacccagagaggTAAGGGAAAGCGGTTGAACTggttttctgaaaacacatatacCTCTCTTGCATGTTTTAAATGAAGATTCATCACTGCTGCTTTGTGTGGTACTTTATTTCTTTACCAAAATACAAACTCCAACATCTGTTGTCAAGTATCTTATTAAATTGGTGCACACGTATCCACAACGGAAGGGAAAGGTCACAGACCAGTGAACAATAGTCACAATATACCACACAGTGGACCACTGACTTCCTGAAAAATGAAGTCAGTTGTAACATCCATGAGCCCTCAGGACTTCAGATATGGTTTGAGGTACAGTCACAAATAGATGGGTGCTGTGGGATTCCAGCATCCATGTGTCCCAGGGACACATAAGAGAGAATAGCGGTTGCCAGTGGGTGTGGGGCAAAAAGAACAGGGAGTTGCCTAGTAGAGTGCAGAGTTCTCATTTGGAGGCATTAAGAGAATTTAGAAGATGGATTCTGGCAGGGAAGGCACCTAATGACAACCCGAGTGACTATGTCACATAAAACAGTTACTGTGGCTGCAGAAATCAATTGAAGAAAGTTGCTCCCTGCCCTCCAGCAGCTAAATGACACCAACTTAGAGTTTCACCAATCTTCGATAACGAGAAGTTGGAACAGTGAAAAATGTTAGAAGGGTTCTGAGTGGTCAGCAGTGTGATGTCCTGAGAGAGGTGGCCATGGTTCCATAGAGTTTCCATGGAGCAAAAGTGTATGTTAGAACTGGGAATGTGGGTAACTCCCGAGCTGAGCAAAGAGAACATACTTTCAAAGttaactttcaaaaaataaaataatttccaaaatatttacatttcaaacaACTAACTAAAATTCTCAGGGACTTGGTCAGCGGCCCAGTGAGTCATAGCGCCATTGTTTCAGTCATAGTTTTGATTTTACCTGGGAAGAAACCCGGGAGGTACCCCAGAAGGCACAGGCTCCCTCAAGACATTTGAACTCGACAGCGACCTTGAGAATGAATTAGTGTCCACATCTTTGTAGGGTGGACATTTTGATTCAATAAGCTCAAACAATCTTGGCACCAGCAAGTCAAAggttaaaatgaaagtaaagctTTAAAGTCTCTTGAGAATGAAGCAGGAATCACTGTTTTCTCTACAATTAGGCAAGAGCTAGGGTCTCTGAGTTATCCACTAAAGGGAGAGTTTGTGCGGCTGTAAAGAGGGAGGGGCTCTCTAATAGAGCAAATACTTTGGAACAGTTCACTAAAGTGTGCATTTAGCATTACAGCTTCGCACTGGAGAGACCCCAAGAAGGCTGTTGTCATCTGAAGGGTCAACATATGTAAACAGAACCAAGTTAACTCCTACCCCAGGACTAGTTAAGCCTCTGTCCACAGAGTCTGACTTTCCTTTTCTAGATCCAAGAGCAAACACCCTTTGTTTGGCAAGACTTTTATTATTCAGTGTTAGAACCATGTGAATTTGGTGTTTTCAGCAAAGTTTAATGTGGCCATGATGTGATTTGGGAGGTAGAATTTTTACAtgccatgcacaaagccctgtgtCCAATCCCCAGCGTGACATAAATCAGACCTGGTGGCACATGACTAtaatctcagcagtcaggaggaagagacaatgAGACCAGAGTTCCCAGATCATTTTctactacatagcaaatttgaggctagcctgggatacacgaCCCTTTgtgtcaataaataaacaaaaattttgatATAGTAAATATGTCACCTACATTAACAAGTCCCTAATTTGTATATAACCAATATTTACTTAAGATCTTAAGACTTGTTGATGCAAAACAGAATGCCCATGAAACCATAAATGACAAATTCACAAATAGTTCTCAACCATTTATGTGGCTATCAGGTAATGGAAAGTCAGGAGTTACTTGCAGCTTACAGAGAACGTTGATTCATTATACCATTGAACTCACCGTCCTGGTGAGATGTGTCAGGTAGACCTTGGGAATGAAAAGGCTTATGTTAATGTGCGACTGTGTTGGAACATTTTGCAAGCACAGACGGGCTTGAAGTCGGTTTCACCGTTTCTCATAGGCAACCTTCCAGGCATGTGCAGTTCACACAGCATCGCAGATGATGAAACTCTCTTCCGTTCTTCCGTTTGAGGTGTCGCTTCTGCTGTAGATCATGGACATGGGGAATGCCACAGCAGGGTTCATTCTCCTGGGACTCTTTAACCACACCAGAGCCCACCTGGCTCTCTTTGTGCTGGTTCTGACTGTGGCCCTCAACTCCGTAGCAGGCAAcgccctcctgcttctcctgatTCACCAGGACCGCCGGCTCCATACACCCATGTACTTTCTCCTGAGCCAACTCTCCCTTATGGACATGATGCTGGTCTCCACCATAGTgccccaaatggcagctcattaTTTAATGGGCAAGAAATCCATCTCCGCTGCTGGCTGTGGCTTCCAGATCTTCTTCTTCCTCACACTAGGAGGTGGAGAATGCTTCCTCTTAGCAGCCATGTCCTACGACCGCTACGTGGCTATCTGCCGCCCACTGCGCTACTCGGTTCTCATGAGCTGGCAGTTATGTCTGAGACTGAGCTTGGGGTCTTGGCTCCTGGGAGCCGCTGATGGAGCCATGCAGGCCGCTGCTACCCTGAGCTTCCGGTTTTGCCGCGGGAATGAAATAGATCACTTCTTTTGTGAGGCCCCTGTGTTGTTGCGCCTGGCTTGTGGTAACACGGCTGCCTTTGAGTTTGTCATGTACATCTGCTGTGTGCTGATGCTTCTGGTCCCCTTATCCCTCATCCTGACGTCGTACGGCCTCATCCTGGCCACTGTCCTCCAAATGAGATCCGTAGAAGCCAGCAAGAAGGCCTTTGCCACCTGCTCCTCGCACCTGGCAGTGGTGACCCTCTTTTATGGAGCTGCCATTTTCATCTACATGAGACCCACATCTTCCAGGTCAGCCAAGCATGACAAGATTGTATCCGCATTCTACACTATTGTCACCCCCATGCTGAACCCCCTCATCTACAGTCTTCGGAACAGTgaggtcaagggcagcctgaggaAGCGTGTTGCCCACTGCGTTCCCCTCACGAGAAAGGATGCCTTGGGTTGCCTGGATTTGGGTGGTTGTACAAAGAGGAAAGGTATACAGTAGCCCCCTTCCCAGGGATAATCTCTCAGGATGCCCAGGGATACCTGAAGCCACTGAGAATTCCAAGCTCTGTTGTTAAGTTTCTTTTCTACCTTAAGTCTTCTATCCTGTGCTTGgaactggaagaaggaagctgtgtgtgtgtgtgtgtgtgtgtgtgtgtgtgtgtgtgtgtgtgtgtgtgtgtgtgtgtgtgtgtttaattcgTTGTGAAGATTCTCTGCATTTTTACACACTCCAGAAGCtattcttttaaattgataatggTGCCCAGTGTTTCAAAAACCACCACTTGTTCCCTGATTTGTGATGGATATGTGGAAGGCCTTCAACCTTATTTCAATTCCATTTTTATGTAGATACACTTGGTAGATGGATGATGAACCTTTTATCAGATTGTTTAATTTTGAACTCCCACAAGCAGATTCACACAGGGTGCAGCTGCCCCAGGCTTTATCAACCCTTTCCACTCAGGAGGTCTGGCAGCACCTcatcctgcttcctgtgtgtattTCCCTGGTAGTTTCTGAGGCTGAGTGTTTTTATACAGATTTACTGCTAGGCTGGGTATCTTCTTTTGTTAACTTTGTATTTCAGTcttggaaaatacaaataaaaaatgctcCTGGTTCCCCAGCAAACAACTAGTGATTCACTCAGATATTCATAGGagtatttggaattttaaaataaaactgtatgTTAGAATGTTCTCATTCAGTGTCCGGGCTTTTTCACTTCGTGTAGACTTGGGGGTTCCTTTTCAATCTCTTCCACTTTACTCGAAGCAACGAGCCTTGACTGTTGGTTGAGATGATTCCAGCTCCTGTTTCTGTTCCATCAAGGAATTCAGCCCCCCAAAAACCTGAAACCTTTCTTATGAAGAATACACAACATTTCAGGTGAAGGATGAaaatagagtttaaaaaaaaagctttatatgGCAGAGAATGCATCCCATCATTTTCTGGCAAGTTATAAGCCTACAGTAATTTCTTGGTAAtaaatttagaacatttttaaagtatcacttttacaaataaaataattactaatatacatttgtatattaga
This Peromyscus leucopus breed LL Stock chromosome 8b, UCI_PerLeu_2.1, whole genome shotgun sequence DNA region includes the following protein-coding sequences:
- the LOC114683016 gene encoding olfactory receptor 2T8-like encodes the protein MDMGNATAGFILLGLFNHTRAHLALFVLVLTVALNSVAGNALLLLLIHQDRRLHTPMYFLLSQLSLMDMMLVSTIVPQMAAHYLMGKKSISAAGCGFQIFFFLTLGGGECFLLAAMSYDRYVAICRPLRYSVLMSWQLCLRLSLGSWLLGAADGAMQAAATLSFRFCRGNEIDHFFCEAPVLLRLACGNTAAFEFVMYICCVLMLLVPLSLILTSYGLILATVLQMRSVEASKKAFATCSSHLAVVTLFYGAAIFIYMRPTSSRSAKHDKIVSAFYTIVTPMLNPLIYSLRNSEVKGSLRKRVAHCVPLTRKDALGCLDLGGCTKRKGIQ